ACATTTATCCCCCACAGCGTCGCCACCAGGGCAAGCAGCAGGAAAATCGCGTAGTCCGTCCGTTTGTCCAGAATATTTCACCCCAATATTGTCCCTGTTACTCCAGCGCCGCCGCCCAGAGCGCCAGCTCCTGATCCTCGGCCGTCGTTCGGCGACGTCCCGTCCCCGGCTCTTCCGACTTCACTGCCTCCTTACGGCACAACTCCGTATAAATTCCACATATTCCGGCCAAGCCCTTGCGGACCGCCGCCCTTTTTCACTTTATGAAACGCCGCTTCCCGCCCTCACCAGCCGTGCCGGGCGAAAAACCACCGTTTCACCCCTTCCACCAGCACCAGATACGCGGCCACCAGCGCGGCCACCGTCGCCAGATAAACAGCCGGCAGCGGCACAAAGCCGAAAAACTCGCCCACCGGCGTATACGGGATCGCGACCCCCACCGCCACGCACGCCAGCGTCGACACCGTCAGCCAAAAGCTCGCATGGCTGCGCAGCACACTGTAGCGCGAGCGGATCACGTGAATGACCAGCACCTGCGTCGCGAGCGACTCCACGAACCAACCTGTCTGGAATAAGGCCTCCCCGGCCTGGAACCCGTAAATCAGCACCGAAAACGTCAGCACGTCGAACAGCGAACTCACCGGCCCGAACACCAGCATGAACCGCCTGAGGAACTTCAAATCCCACCGCCGCGGCCGGCTGATGAACTCCTCATCCACCGCATCGCCGGGGATGGTCACCTGGGAAACGTCGTACAGGAAATTGTTCAGCAGGATCTGCACAGGCCGCATCGGCAGAAACGGCACCATCACCGACGCCACCGACATGCTGAACATATTGCCGAAATTCGAGCTCGTCCCCATCATGATATACTTCAGCGTATTCGCAAACGTCCGCCGGCCCTCCACCACCCCGTCCTTCAGCGCCGCCAGGCTCTTCTCCAGCAGGATGATCGCCGCCGCCTCCTTGGCCACGTCCACCGCATTGTTCACCGAAATGCCCACATCCGCCGTCCGCAGCGACGGCGCGTCGTTGATCCCGTCGCCGATATAGCCCACCACATGCCCCTTGCGTTTCAGCAGCGCGATGATCCGGTTCTTCTGCACCGGGTTGAGCCTGGCGAACACCGCCGTATCGTCGATCAACCGCGACAGCGCCTCGTCCGTCAGCCTGTCCACCTCGGCCCCGCTCATAATACGCTCCACCGGGATACCGACATCCGCGCACACCTTCCTGGCCACCAAGTCGTTGTCGCCGGTCAGCACCTTCACCTTCACGCCTAAAGCCTTCAGCTCGGCCAGCGTCTCACGCACCGTCTCCCGCGGCGGGTCGAAGAACGCCAGCGTCCCGCTGAAAATCAGCTTCTCCTCGTCCTCGGCCGTGAACCCGCCGTCCGCCGCCACCGGCTTGTACGCCAGCGCCAGCACCCGGCGCCCCATCTCGCTTTCAGCCGCGATCCGCGCCTCGATGGCGCCGCGCGTCTCGTCCGTCAGCGGCTTCACCTGGCTATCCTCCCAGTAGAAAGCGCAGCGGGGCAGCACGCTCTCCGGCGCCCCCTTGGTGATCAGCGTCCGTTCGCCGGCCCGTTCCACCACCACCGACAGCATCCGCCGCACGAAATCGAACGGGATCTCGTCCGCCTTGGCGAACTCCCCCGCCTCCGCCGGCGGCGTCCGGGCGGCGACCGTCATATCGAGCGGATTCTTCAGCCCGCCCTGCAGCGTACTGTTGAGGTACGCGTGAAGCAGCACCGGCCCATCCTGCCCGCCGTCCGCCCCCTGCCAACCGACCAGCTTCATCTCCCCCTCGGTCAGCGTCCCCGTCTTATCCGAACACAGTACATCCATGCTGCCGAAATTCTGGATAGCCGCGAGCTGCTTCACGATGACTCCCCGGTGGGACATCGCCACCGCCCCGTTGGCCATATTGATCGTCATAATCATCGGCAGCAACTCCGGGGTTATCCCCACGGAGATGGCCACCGCGAACAGGAACGACTCGAACAGATCGTGCTTCAGGAAAGCGTTGATGAAAAAGATCGCCAGCACCAGCACAACGATAACTCGCATCAGCATAAAACTGAACTCGCGGATGCCGCGCTGAAACTCCGTCTCCGGCCCCGCCATCGCCAGCGTATGAGCGATATGTCCGATCTCCGTCTCCCGGCCGGTGGCGACGACCACCGCCCGGCCCATACCGCTCGTCACGTTCGACCCCATAAACAGCGCGTAATCCATATCCGTCAGGGCCACGGCCTCCTGCGCCACGGCCGACGCCCGCTTCGCCGCCGGGAAAGACTCCCCGGTCAGCGACGCCTGGTTGACGTACAGATCCTTGGCCTCCAGCAGTCGCGCGTCGCCGGGCACCACATCGCCAGCGGCCACCACGAACACATCCCCCGGCGCCACCTCGGCCAGCGGCACCTCGCGCTCGCCGCCGTCCCGGATCACCGTCGCATGGACGGCCACGCGCCGCCGCAGGGCCGCCGCCGCCGCCCCCGAACGATACTCGTGGTAAAACTGCAGCGCCACGCTGAGCACCACCATCACCGCGATAATCAGCGCCCCGCTCACCTCGCCGAGGAAATACGACAGCACGGCCGACACCAGCAGCACCGCCACCAGCGGATTAGCGAACAGGCGCAGCAACGCGATCAGCGCCCCCGCCGTCTCATGCTCCCCAAGCACGTTCGCGCCGTAGGCGGCCAACCGCCTCGCGGCCTCCGCGCCCGTCAGCCCGTTTTTACCTGTCGCCAGTTCGCGGCAGATATCCTCGACCGACCCGTTCAAACGTCCCATGCCAGCCCCCAAAAAACCGGAAGCCGCAGACCAGCCGCGGCTTCCGGAAATTATTTCATTGGCCGCGTCAGCGTATCGGCCGCCAGGCACGCCATCAGCGACGCCGCCAGCGGCAGCGCCTCCTCGTCGATATCGAAGCGGAAATCGTGATGCCCGGCCGCCAGCGCGGTCCCCACCATCACATACGCCGCCAGGCCGCCCCGCTGCTGCACCCGCTCCATCAGGAACGTGCAGTCCTCGCTGCCGCCGATATTGCCGGCCGGCAAAATCTCGCCGAACAGGCCGCTGCGCGCCGCAACCTCGCGGACGCGCTCCACCAGCGCCGGGTCGCTCTCGCAGCCGGCTGCGCCGCCCATCTCCGCCATCGCCACCTTCACATCGTACATCATCGCGGCGGCCTCGACAATCCGCACCGCCTCCGCGTACACATACTCGTTGATGGCGCTCGTCGTCCCCCGCGTCTCCAGCTTCAGCACCGCGTTCGCGGGGACGACATTGCGGCCCGTCCCGGCCTGCAGCACGCCCACATTCACCCGCGACGCCCCCTGGCTGTGGCGGGAAATAGCGTGCAGATTCACCGCCGCCGTCGCCGCCGCCAGCAGAGCGTTCTTGCCCGTCTCCGGCGCCGCCCCGGCGTGGGCCGGCACCCCGGTGAACACCGCGTCCAGCTTCGTCGTCGCCAGGAACCCGACCGTATTGCAGGCCATCTGCCCAGTCTTCTTCAAATTAACGCCCAGATGCATACCGAGAATCACATCCGTATCGTCCACCACACCGGCGTCCATCATCGCCTTCGCGCCGCGGACCCCTTCCTCGGCCGGCTGGAAAATCAGCTTCACCGTGCCCGCCAGCTCGCCCTTCAGCGCCGCCAGCACCTCGGCCACCGCCAGGCCGGCAGCCGTATGGCCGTCGTGTGCGCAGGCGTGCATCGCGCCCTTGTTCACCGACGCGAACCCCTCGCGGTGCGGCCGGTGTCCGGCCTCCTCAGCCTCCACAGCGTCGTTGGCGTCCATATCGAAGCGCAGCGCCACCGTCGGCCCCGGCTTGGCGAACCTCATCGTCCCCACCACGCCGGTCTTGCCGCCCTTCATCTTCGCCACCCACGCGGGATTTGCCCCCTGAGTCAGCGCCCGTTCCATATGGCGTTCCAGCTCCGCGGCGCTCGGCAGGCCCATCATACTCCCCGCCGCCATCACCTCGTCGCCCGCCTCCACCTCATAACCCAGCTCAGTCAGAGCGTCGGCCACCTTTGATGCCGTGCGAAACTCCGTCCAGGCCACCTCGGCATAACGGTGAAAATCGCGCCGCCGTTCAATCATCTTATCCTTCAGCTTATTTGTCAGCTCAATGATCTTCCTGTCCATGATCGGGCCCCTTTCCTGTCGCTTACAATAGAATGAACATCACTACGATTGCCGCCAGGACCATGCCCAGCGCGTTGCGCTTCGTAATCTCCATCGGATTCACGCTCGCCAGCGCCGCGCACACGATCGCCGCCCCGGCCACCGGCGACATCGACCGGCCCAGCGCGCCCGTCAGGAACGCCGTCGACCCCATCGGCAGAATCTCAAAGCCGAACTGCTTCGCGTGAGGCGTGATCGCCCCGTTGAAAGCCAGCGTCGCCGCATCGCCGGAGCCCGACAGCACCGCCACGATAAACGGCCCGAACGTCGCCGCGATCTTCGCGATGCTCTCCGAATGCTTCATAAACTCGATCAGCGCGCCCGTCAGGCCGATGAGCTTCATCCCCTCGTTGAACACCGCCGCGCCGATAATAATGCCGATTACGCTCGCATAAGCCTCGCCCATGCCGGAGAAAAACTGCTTCGAAAGATCATCGGATTTGACACTTTTATAACTTACCAGAAAACCGAGGAACACGCCGGCGATCATTGCCTCCGGCACCGTAAAGGCGTGAATCGCCTTAAACGCCGCAACCTTGGGGAACAGCTTGCCGAGGCTGCCGGCAACCAGTAGCAGCAAAGGAATTACCGGCACAATCGCCTTGATAATGTTGACCTCGAACTTGGCAGCCTCGCCCTGGACAAGGGCCGCGCCTTCGTAACCGCGGTCCTCCTTGCGGATTATCGCCACCGCCGTCAGCGCCGCGGCAACAACCACGGCTCCCGCCAGCGACGCCATCGTGTGGCCGGCGATGACCACCATCGGGTCGGTTATGCCCGCCAGCTTGGCGATGAACGGGTTATGGGCGTTGCCGGGATTGAACGCGCTTCCCCACGTCCCCGCCAGCACCGCGCTCGCCGCGATCGCCGGATGCACGCCCGCGCTCATTAGCGTCGGGATCAGGATCGCGCCCACCGCCGCCGCGCAGCCCGCCGCGCTCGGCAGCGCGATATTGATCGCGAACGTAACAATCACCGTGCCCGGGATGAGAATCGACCGCGCCTTCGTCAGCGGCGTCGCAAGCAGATGCACGAGATGCGCATCGCACTTCGTATACTTCATCACGAACGCGAAACCCATGACCGTACAGATTACCGGCACCAGTCCTTCGTTGACCATCGCCTTGCTGAACGCCGTAAAGGCGGCCGGCAGCTTGCCCGACAACAGCGCCATCAGCGCCCCGGACAAGAAAAGAACCATCCTCGTCTCATACCGTTTGATGATAGCCGCAAACGTCAAAATAACAATCAATCCGCCAAGCCAGACCATCAATACACCTCCTAATAAAATAAGGCCTTGCAACTCTTATATATTCAAGCGGATTGCGCCTATTCCTTCTTCTCCCTTTTCACACACTGAAGAAAAAGCACTAACATATTATGTAATATAATGCAAATCCAGGAGACTTCCCGCAACACCCTCACCCAGACTATCCTCTGCGAACACCCTTTCCGACGCCATATCCTCGGCGGCCCCGCCCGCGCCTTGAAGCCCGACCTCCGGCGCGGCGCGACGGAACCTAGCGTCACCGAAAAGCATATTATGTAAAAAAGACTGTCCCCGTCAACCGAAGGAGGTGCTTGCCTTGTACCCGCGTCGCTACCCCCTCTGGGAAGACCCCGAAATCGAAGATTGGCGCGACGACTACCCGGATGACTATTCCCGCCTCTGCTTCCCCCTGGCCGCCATCGGCGCCATCGGCATCGTCGGCGCCCTCGCCTACTGCCGTCCCCGCTACGGCTGCTTCCCCTATCGCTGCTACCCCTACCGGTCCTGCTCCCCCACCTACATCTGCTATCCCCGCCGCGCCTAATCCCACGCCGGCAAACCCGCCGCACTGCAAAATCTGTCTGCCCATGTAAAAACCGTTCCTCGCAAAATTGGGAACGGTTTTTTACGTGCACACCCTGTTGCGGCCCTGCTCCTTCGCACGGTACAGCGCCTCGTCGGCCCGCTTCAGCGTCTGCTCCGGCAGCCCCTGCCGCCCGCCGCCCTCGGCCGCCCCGATGCTCACCGCCACCGACACCCGCTTCGCCGCCTTCGTGCCGCGGACCACGAACGCCCGCGCGGCGATCCGCTGCCGCACCTCCTCCAGGCACGGCCGCGCCTCCTCCAGGCCCACCCCCGGAAACACGACCGCGAACTCCTCGCCGCCATAGCGGAAAGGACGGCCGCCCCCGGCCACCTCCATCACCAGCGCCGCCACGAGCCGCAGCACATCGTCGCCGACATCGTGGCCGTATTTGTCGTTCAACTGTTTGAAATGGTCGATATCCACCATCGCGATCGTATACTTGTCCCCCAGCCTGGCCAGCTCCTCCTGCAGCGCCCGCCGCGAAGGCAGACCGGTCAGCTCGTCGCGGTACGCGATCGAATACGAATCCTCGATCGCCGCCACCGTCAGCATCGCCGCCGCCGCCGCGAAAAACAGCGGCAGCGCCGCCGGCTCGCGGAAATGAAAAGCAGCCGCCACCGCCGGCAGCACGTACAAAAACGCCCCCTCCACCGGCGCGGGACGCCTGAACTGTTTCAGCGCCAGCACCGCCGCCCCCGCCGCCAGCAGCAGCGCCGCCGTCCGCGGCAGCGCCGTCGTCCCCTTGAGCGCCAGCGAATCGCGGCCGATAAACGCCGCCACCTCCCTGTCCTGAGAAGCCACCAGCACCGCCGCCAGCAAAACCTGTCCCGCCACCAGCGCCAGCCTCGTCCGGCCGGCCGGCGTAAACAGCCCCTTCTCCCGCAGCAGCGAAAAAATCAGGATATTCACCGGCAGCAGCACCGCCGCGAAATAAAAAACCGCGGCCTCGTACAACCGGGCGTCGAACCCCGCCGGAACCGGCAGGGCAAGCGCCGTCTCCGCCAGCGCCAGCAGCAGCAGCACAACGAAAACCCGGCTGCGGTTGAAGCCGGCGCTCAGCGCCATCCCCACCGCCGCCAGAATAAACGAAGCCATCGCCAGCATCCCCGGCGCCGCCGGCGGCAGCGCCGCCCGCTGCCCGAAAGCCAGCGCCGCCGCGGCCAGCAGCGCCAGCGGCACGGTCAAAAACCGCCCCGCCAGCTCCCGCCCCCTGTTTCGTTTCAAATCCGCCATGCGCCGTTTCAACTTACCAGGCATCCTTACCCCCGCATCCCTGCCGGCTCTTATACTTCCCCGGTAATTCTCGGCCGCGGCCGTCTTTTCCTCCCCTACGCCTCCCATAGCCCGACGAACGCGAACCGCTCCACGTCCACCAGCCCCCGGTCGGTGATCTTCAGCGCCGGGATCACCGGCAGCGCCAGAAAAGACATCGTCATAAAAGGCGCAGGCAGCGTGCAGCCCAGTCCGTGCGCAGCCGCCTCCACCCGCGCGTGCTCCGCCGCCACCTTCCCGGCCGGCTCGTTCGTCATCAGCCCGCCCACCGGCAGCGGCAAAGCCGCCAGCACCTCGCCGTCCGCGACCACCGCCAGCCCGCCGTGCATCTCGCCCACCGCCTGGGCCGCGGCCTCCATATCAGCCTCGTTCTTCCCGACGACGATCACATTGTGGCTGTCGTGGGCGACCGAAGACGCCAGCGCCCCGCGCTTCAGCCCGAACCCCCGCACCAGCCCCACCGCCACATCGCCCCGCCGGCCGTACCGTTCGACCACCGCCACCCTCGCCAGCTCTCCGTCGGCCGCCACCTCGGCGGCCGTCAGCGTCACCCGGCGGGTCATCACCTGACCGGGCAGCGCCTCGATCACGTTCGCCCGCGCCCCCGCGGGCGCCGGCGGCAGCGCGAACCGGCCCTTCAGTTCCGGCAGCCGGACAGTATCCGCCAGCCTACCGGCCTCCGGTCGCGGCGTCTCGACTACCAGCCTCCCGTTCGCCGCCACCAGCCGGCCGCCCTTATAAACCCTTTCCACCGCGAAATCCTTCAAATCGGTCACCAGCACCAAATCGGCCCGGTATCCCGGCGCCACCGCCCCCAGGCCGGCCAGCCGGTAATGCCTTGCCGGATGCAGCGTCGCCATCCGCACCGCCGTCACCGCGTCCAGCCCGGCCGCCACCGCCCGGCGCAGCACATTGTCGATCTCCCCCTCGCCGAGCAGGTCGGCCGGGTGGCGGTCATCGGTGCAGAAAGAAAAACAGGCCGCGTTCCGCTCCGTAACCGCCGGCAGCAGCGCCAGCAGATTCTTCGCCGCCGACCCCTCGCGGATGATAACATGCATCCCCAGAGCGGCCTTCTCCCGCGCCTCCTCCGCCAGTGTACACTCGTGATCGCTGCCGATCCCCGCGCTCAGATACGCGTTCAGCTCCCGGCCTCGCACCAGCGGGGCATGGCCGTCGACCGCCAGACCCCTTCCCTTGGCCGCCGCAATCTTCGCCAGCACCGCCGCGTCGCCGGCCAGCACACCGGGGTAATTCATCATCTCCCCCAGCCCCGGCGAACCTACGGCCGCCAGCGCCGCCGCCACCTCTCCGGGGCCGAACTCCGCCCCGCCCGTCTCCAGCGGCGTCGCCGGCACGCACGACGGCACCGTATAAAAAATATCCAGCGGCAGCCCCTCTGACGCCGCCGCCATATAATCCAGCCCCTCCCGGCCGGCCACGTTCACTATCTCATGAGGATCGGCGACCACCGCCGTCGTCCCGTGCGGCGCCGCCGCCGCCGCGAACCCGGCCGGCGACAGCATCGTACTCTCGATATGCACATGGGCGTCGATCAGCCCCGGCAGCACGAACAACCCGCCGGCATCCACTACCTCCCGGCCGGCCGCGTAATCGCCCAGCCCGGCCACCACCCCGTCCTTCACCGCCACATCGGCGACGACCACCTCGCCGCTGAAAACATTCACCACCCTGGCGCCGCGCAGCACCAGATCGGCCGGGGCCTCGCCCCGCGCCACCGCGATAATATCCCGCGTCACCCCGCAAGCCTCCCTTATTCGCATACCCTAGCCACCCCTACTCCTTCTCCCCGTCCCCGGACTCGATGACAACCGAAGCCTCGGGATCGAACGGATTGGTGCGCAACGCCAGCGAATACAGATATGGATAATCGCGCCGCAGGTGGTTCATATTCCGCAGCCACTCGGCAAGCATGTGCCGGTACGCCCGTTTGATATCCATCGACAAATGGCCGTAATCCGCAGCGGGCAGATTGTCCAGCGTCGGCCGGTGCTCAAGCTCGTCGCTCAAATGAGTCACCGACAGCAGCAGATCGGTAAATGACTCGTACTGCGTCAGGCCGGGGCTCTCCAGCAGCGTGAGCAGGAACCTCCGGTGTACGCCCAGCAGCGCCTTCAGCGCCGCCAGATCCCCCTGTCTGCTGTCCATATCCATGCGGCAGTTGGCCAGCATCATCCTGGCCTCGATGAAACGCCTGTCCTGCCACGACTTATCCACCCTGACAAGGG
The sequence above is a segment of the Sporomusaceae bacterium genome. Coding sequences within it:
- the mgtA gene encoding magnesium-translocating P-type ATPase, which encodes MGRLNGSVEDICRELATGKNGLTGAEAARRLAAYGANVLGEHETAGALIALLRLFANPLVAVLLVSAVLSYFLGEVSGALIIAVMVVLSVALQFYHEYRSGAAAAALRRRVAVHATVIRDGGEREVPLAEVAPGDVFVVAAGDVVPGDARLLEAKDLYVNQASLTGESFPAAKRASAVAQEAVALTDMDYALFMGSNVTSGMGRAVVVATGRETEIGHIAHTLAMAGPETEFQRGIREFSFMLMRVIVVLVLAIFFINAFLKHDLFESFLFAVAISVGITPELLPMIMTINMANGAVAMSHRGVIVKQLAAIQNFGSMDVLCSDKTGTLTEGEMKLVGWQGADGGQDGPVLLHAYLNSTLQGGLKNPLDMTVAARTPPAEAGEFAKADEIPFDFVRRMLSVVVERAGERTLITKGAPESVLPRCAFYWEDSQVKPLTDETRGAIEARIAAESEMGRRVLALAYKPVAADGGFTAEDEEKLIFSGTLAFFDPPRETVRETLAELKALGVKVKVLTGDNDLVARKVCADVGIPVERIMSGAEVDRLTDEALSRLIDDTAVFARLNPVQKNRIIALLKRKGHVVGYIGDGINDAPSLRTADVGISVNNAVDVAKEAAAIILLEKSLAALKDGVVEGRRTFANTLKYIMMGTSSNFGNMFSMSVASVMVPFLPMRPVQILLNNFLYDVSQVTIPGDAVDEEFISRPRRWDLKFLRRFMLVFGPVSSLFDVLTFSVLIYGFQAGEALFQTGWFVESLATQVLVIHVIRSRYSVLRSHASFWLTVSTLACVAVGVAIPYTPVGEFFGFVPLPAVYLATVAALVAAYLVLVEGVKRWFFARHGW
- a CDS encoding amidohydrolase, producing the protein MDRKIIELTNKLKDKMIERRRDFHRYAEVAWTEFRTASKVADALTELGYEVEAGDEVMAAGSMMGLPSAAELERHMERALTQGANPAWVAKMKGGKTGVVGTMRFAKPGPTVALRFDMDANDAVEAEEAGHRPHREGFASVNKGAMHACAHDGHTAAGLAVAEVLAALKGELAGTVKLIFQPAEEGVRGAKAMMDAGVVDDTDVILGMHLGVNLKKTGQMACNTVGFLATTKLDAVFTGVPAHAGAAPETGKNALLAAATAAVNLHAISRHSQGASRVNVGVLQAGTGRNVVPANAVLKLETRGTTSAINEYVYAEAVRIVEAAAMMYDVKVAMAEMGGAAGCESDPALVERVREVAARSGLFGEILPAGNIGGSEDCTFLMERVQQRGGLAAYVMVGTALAAGHHDFRFDIDEEALPLAASLMACLAADTLTRPMK
- the dcuC gene encoding C4-dicarboxylate transporter DcuC, which translates into the protein MVWLGGLIVILTFAAIIKRYETRMVLFLSGALMALLSGKLPAAFTAFSKAMVNEGLVPVICTVMGFAFVMKYTKCDAHLVHLLATPLTKARSILIPGTVIVTFAINIALPSAAGCAAAVGAILIPTLMSAGVHPAIAASAVLAGTWGSAFNPGNAHNPFIAKLAGITDPMVVIAGHTMASLAGAVVVAAALTAVAIIRKEDRGYEGAALVQGEAAKFEVNIIKAIVPVIPLLLLVAGSLGKLFPKVAAFKAIHAFTVPEAMIAGVFLGFLVSYKSVKSDDLSKQFFSGMGEAYASVIGIIIGAAVFNEGMKLIGLTGALIEFMKHSESIAKIAATFGPFIVAVLSGSGDAATLAFNGAITPHAKQFGFEILPMGSTAFLTGALGRSMSPVAGAAIVCAALASVNPMEITKRNALGMVLAAIVVMFILL
- a CDS encoding GGDEF domain-containing protein — translated: MKRNRGRELAGRFLTVPLALLAAAALAFGQRAALPPAAPGMLAMASFILAAVGMALSAGFNRSRVFVVLLLLALAETALALPVPAGFDARLYEAAVFYFAAVLLPVNILIFSLLREKGLFTPAGRTRLALVAGQVLLAAVLVASQDREVAAFIGRDSLALKGTTALPRTAALLLAAGAAVLALKQFRRPAPVEGAFLYVLPAVAAAFHFREPAALPLFFAAAAAMLTVAAIEDSYSIAYRDELTGLPSRRALQEELARLGDKYTIAMVDIDHFKQLNDKYGHDVGDDVLRLVAALVMEVAGGGRPFRYGGEEFAVVFPGVGLEEARPCLEEVRQRIAARAFVVRGTKAAKRVSVAVSIGAAEGGGRQGLPEQTLKRADEALYRAKEQGRNRVCT
- the ade gene encoding adenine deaminase, giving the protein MTRDIIAVARGEAPADLVLRGARVVNVFSGEVVVADVAVKDGVVAGLGDYAAGREVVDAGGLFVLPGLIDAHVHIESTMLSPAGFAAAAAPHGTTAVVADPHEIVNVAGREGLDYMAAASEGLPLDIFYTVPSCVPATPLETGGAEFGPGEVAAALAAVGSPGLGEMMNYPGVLAGDAAVLAKIAAAKGRGLAVDGHAPLVRGRELNAYLSAGIGSDHECTLAEEAREKAALGMHVIIREGSAAKNLLALLPAVTERNAACFSFCTDDRHPADLLGEGEIDNVLRRAVAAGLDAVTAVRMATLHPARHYRLAGLGAVAPGYRADLVLVTDLKDFAVERVYKGGRLVAANGRLVVETPRPEAGRLADTVRLPELKGRFALPPAPAGARANVIEALPGQVMTRRVTLTAAEVAADGELARVAVVERYGRRGDVAVGLVRGFGLKRGALASSVAHDSHNVIVVGKNEADMEAAAQAVGEMHGGLAVVADGEVLAALPLPVGGLMTNEPAGKVAAEHARVEAAAHGLGCTLPAPFMTMSFLALPVIPALKITDRGLVDVERFAFVGLWEA